One genomic window of Hirundo rustica isolate bHirRus1 chromosome 13, bHirRus1.pri.v3, whole genome shotgun sequence includes the following:
- the WDR76 gene encoding WD repeat-containing protein 76 has product MALSQPGPREPEEPSAHTRQQLQESSPVDPAESRSPPQESSPVDPAESRSSPQESSPADPAEPSSPPQESSPVDPAESRSSPQESSPADPAESRSSPQESSPADPAEPRSPPQESPSPGPAEPRPSAAAGLCRQLRVLLTPLPAAAWPRPQKRLLSPAGTLAPAGKRPCPEPESGPRAPSGSPPGPSSAARGQDGLWDADSDGSDGGDAAPEGHSHLSAYERKRLKNITENAKFFAALKLHESAARLNQLTTKRQSHVTKRAKPKKVEDEPTRRRSMRLLRVEPLDIPLLETLPPAAVEEYPQVPVGPLPMVPEDQAENSKWTEAVLSTWMRISELKAEDADKGTPDIKRYQESLSSMVLSEENIRKVVKARVCSMAIHPSESTILVAAGDKWGHIGLWNVSCGTEDGAHIFSPHSFPVHCLHFSPCNPAHLLSLGNDTLRCGDVTKAVFDEICRSEDSFSCFDFLEENASTAIVSHWNGDVAVVDRRTPGLSSELSADIGFTRARTVHVHPLNKHQFLAAGSVDVCVFDVRCLKAKGNKPLSSLAGHTKSVASAYFSPVTGSRVVTVCADDKLRVYNTTSLSPSVRPLSSIRHNNNTGRWLTRFRAIWDPKQEHCFLVGSMAQPRQIQVFQDTGNLLHSFCNVDCLSSVCSINVVHPSQNILVGGNSSGRLHVFK; this is encoded by the exons ATGGCGCTGTCCCAGCCCGGGCCGCGGGAGCCCGAGGAGCCGTCAGCGCACACccggcagcagctgcag GAATCCTCCCCGGTGGATCCCGCCGAGTCCCGTTCGCCTCCGCAGGAATCCTCCCCGGTGGATCCCGCCGAGTCCCGTTCATCCCCGCAGGAATCCTCCCCGGCCGACCCCGCCGAGCCCAGTTCACCCCCGCAGGAATCCTCCCCGGTGGATCCCGCCGAGTCCCGTTCATCGCCGCAGGAATCCTCCCCGGCGGATCCCGCCGAGTCCCGTTCATCCCCGCAGGAATCCTCCCCGGCCGACCCCGCCGAGCCCCGTTCGCCCCCGCAGGAGTCCCCCTCTCcgggccccgccgagccccggccGAGCGCGGCCGCGGGCCTGTGCCGGCAGCTGCGGGTGCTGCTGACGCCGCTGCCCGCGGCGGCCTGGCCGCGGCCCCAGAAGCGGCTGCTGAGCCCCGCGGGGACCCTCGCCCCGGCCGGCAAGAGGCCGTGCCCAGAGCCCGAGAGCGGCCCCAGAGCCCCCTCCGGCTCCCCGCCCGGCCCCAGCTCGGCTGCCCGCGGCCAGGACGGGCTGTGGGATGCGGACAGCGACGGCAGCGATGGGGGAGACGCGGCTCCG gaGGGACACTCCCACCTATCAGCCTACGAAAGGAAAAGACTAAAGaacattacagaaaatgctAAATTCTTTGCTGCTCTAAAGCTGCATGAG tCAGCTGCAAGACTTAACCAACTTACAACTAAAAGGCAATCTCATGTCACTAAAAG AGCCAAGCCCAAGAAGGTGGAGGATGAACCCACGCGGCGGCGATCCATGCGCCTGCTCAGGGTGGAGCCGCTGGACATTCCCTTGCTGGAGACGCTTCCCCCGGCAGCGGTGGAGGAATAT CCTCAGGTTCCAGTCGGACCTTTGCCCATGGTTCCAGAGGATCAGGCAGAGAACAGTAAATGGACAGAGGCCGTACTGAGCACCTGGATGAGGATAAGTGAG CTGAAAGCGGAGGATGCTGACAAGGGCACACCTGACATAAAGAG GTACCAGGAGAGCCTGAGCAGCATGGTGCTGAGCGAGGAGAACATCAGGAAGGTGGTGAAAGCCCGGGTGTGTTCCATGGCCATCCACCCTTCCGAAAGCACCATCCTTGTGGCAGCTGGAGACAAGTGGGGGCACATTGGCCTCTGGAATGTG AGCTGCGGGACTGAGGACGGAGCCCACATCTTCAGCCCCCACAGCTTCCCGGTCCACTGCTTGCACTTCTCTCCCTGCAACCCTGCTCACTTGCTGTCCCTCGGCAATGACACTCTGCGCTGTGGCGATGTCACCAAGGCTGTCTTCGACGAG ATCTGCAGGAGTGAGGACAGCTTCTCCTGCTTCGACTTCCTGGAAGAGAATGCCTCCACTGCCATAGTGTCCCACTGGAACGGGGACGTGGCTGTCGTGGACAGACGGACCCCGGGGCTGTCCTCGGAGCTCTCCGCAGACATTGGCTTCACCAGGGCGCGGACAGTGCACGTGCACCCCCTCAACAAACACCagttcctggctgctggctccGT GGACGTTTGTGTTTTCGATGTTCGGTGCCTGAAGGCCAAGGGGAACAAGCCCCTGAGCTCTCTCGCAGGACACACCAAAAGCGTGGCCTCGGCCTACTTCTCACCTGTCACTGGGAGCAGGGTGGTGACAGTGTGTGCTGATGACAAGCTGAG GGTCTACAACACCACGTCCTTGTCGCCCAGCGTCAGGCCGCTGAGCTCCATCAG ACACAACAACAACACGGGCCGCTGGCTGACGCGCTTCAGGGCCATCTGGGACCCCAAGCAGGAGCACTGCTTCCTGGTGGGCAGCATGGCACAGCCCCGGCAGATCCAGGTCTTCCAGGACACCGGGAACTTGCTGCACTCCTTCTGCAACGTGGACTGCCTCAGCTCCGTGTGCTCCATCAACGTCGTCCACCCCAGCCAGAACATCCTGGTGGGAGGCAACTCCAGTGGCCGCCTCCATGTGTTCAAGTAG